A genome region from Arachis duranensis cultivar V14167 chromosome 8, aradu.V14167.gnm2.J7QH, whole genome shotgun sequence includes the following:
- the LOC107460051 gene encoding LIM domain-containing protein PLIM2b, protein MSFTGTLDKCTACDKTVYVVDLLTLEGIPYHKNCFKCSHCKGTLTMSTYSSMDGVLYCRPHFEQLFKESGNFSKNFQNAKSSEKNDLNRTPSRLSSMFSGTLDKCSVCSKTVYPLEKVTLEGECFHKSCFRCAHAGCPLTHSSYAALDGVLYCRHHFAQLFMEKGNYSHVLQAAAHKRTNSSDPSEIPDETVQQPEPEAEPEADKEEKKAEDETEEEKKEKEEEEEASS, encoded by the exons ATGTCATTCACAGGAACTCTTGATAAATGCACTGCTTGTGATAAGACTGTTTATGTGGTTGATTTGTTAACTCTTGAAGGCATACCTTACCATAAAAATTGCTTCAAATGCAGTCACTGCAAGGGAACTCTCACG ATGAGCACATACTCCTCAATGGATGGAGTCCTCTATTGCAGGCCACATTTTGAACAGCTCTTCAAGGAATCTGGCAACTTCAGCAAGAACTTCCAGAATG CAAAGTCTTCTGAGAAAAATGACCTG AACAGGACCCCAAGTAGACTCTCTTCCATGTTCAGTGGAACCTTGGACAAATGTTCGGTTTGCTCAAAAACAGTGTATCCACTGGAGAAG GTGACACTGGAGGGAGAATGCTTTCACAAGAGTTGCTTTAGGTGTGCTCATGCAGGGTGCCCACTGACACATTCTTCCTATGCTGCCTTAGATGGTGTCCTCTATTGTAGGCACCACTTTGCACAACTCTTCATGGAGAAAGGGAACTACAGCCATGTCCTCCAAGCTGCTGCTCACAAGAGGACTAACTCCTCTGATCCTTCCGAGATCCCCGACGAGACCGTGCAGCAGCCGGAGCCTGAGGCGGAACCTGAAGCCGACAAGGAAGAGAAGAAAGCGGAGGATGAAACcgaggaggagaagaaagaaaaagaggaagaagaagaggcttCCTCTTGA